The proteins below come from a single Bdellovibrionales bacterium genomic window:
- a CDS encoding transcriptional repressor produces MSLSTEEIQAKLLAAGVQPTLQRIAICKYVLCEADHPTAEQVKEWAEKNLEKISQATVYNTLNTLVDAGLLRVFKFPHSEKVIYDNNVHDHYHFLDENSGHLYDIEPKDVSVEMEVPAKFIVNSMEIVLKGQLKAN; encoded by the coding sequence ATGTCTTTAAGCACAGAAGAGATTCAGGCCAAGCTCCTTGCGGCTGGCGTGCAGCCGACGCTGCAAAGAATCGCTATCTGTAAATACGTTTTGTGCGAAGCGGACCACCCGACGGCTGAACAAGTTAAAGAGTGGGCCGAAAAGAACCTTGAGAAAATCAGTCAAGCAACGGTGTACAACACACTGAACACTTTGGTGGATGCGGGACTGTTGCGCGTTTTCAAGTTCCCTCATTCAGAGAAGGTCATCTACGACAACAACGTGCATGATCACTATCATTTCCTTGATGAAAACTCGGGGCATCTTTACGATATCGAACCAAAGGATGTCTCTGTTGAGATGGAAGTCCCAGCGAAGTTCATCGTGAATTCTATGGAAATCGTTCTTAAAGGCCAATTAAAGGCCAACTAA